From Sardina pilchardus chromosome 9, fSarPil1.1, whole genome shotgun sequence, a single genomic window includes:
- the rab43 gene encoding ras-related protein Rab-43: protein MSLLDSDDSYDFVFKIVLVGDVGVGKTCVVQRFKTGIFIERQGNTIGVDFTMKTVDIQGKRVKLQIWDTAGQERFRTITQSYYRSTNGAIITYDITKRASFLSVPKWMEDVKKYGGSNIVPLLVGNKSDLSDVREVPFEEAQSMAHQLDFISAIETSAKDSTNVEEAFNKMAAELILRHGGPMFNENVTDSFKLNSKDVTAEGWGCSC from the exons ATGTCATTGCTTGATTCTGATGACAGCTATGACTTCGTCTTCAAAATTGTTTTAGTCGGAGATGTCGGCGTCGGCAAAACTTGTGTAGTGCAACGATTCAAGACTGGGATCTTCATCGAAAGACAAGGCAACACTATTGGAGTTGACTTTACCATGAAGACTGTGGATATTCAAGGAAAAAGAGTCAAG TTGCAGATCTGGGACACGGCGGGGCAGGAGCGATTCCGCACCATCACGCAAAGCTACTACCGCAGCACCAACGGTGCCATCATCACCTACGACATCACGAAGAGGGCCTCCTTCCTGTCCGTGCCCAAGTGGATGGAGGACGTGAAGAAATATGGCGGCTCCAACATCGTCCCACTGCTAGTCG GTAACAAATCTGATTTGAGCGATGTGCGTGAAGTCCCATTCGAGGAGGCCCAGTCCATGGCTCACCAGTTGGACTTTATCAGCGCCATTGAGACCTCAGCCAAGGATTCTACTAATGTGGAAGAGGCCTTCAACAAAATGGCAGCTGAACTAATTCTCAGACACGGGGGTCCCATGTTCAATGAAAACGTGACTGACAGCTTCAAACTCAACAGCAAGGATGTGACTGCGGAAGGCTGGGGCTGCAGCTGTTGA